From a region of the Thiorhodovibrio winogradskyi genome:
- a CDS encoding NADH-quinone oxidoreductase subunit C has protein sequence MNQLADTAPSTSTGDARLDALAESLVESFTTRVQELIRAPGELTLVVTPADLLAVCGELRDGPTFSFEQLIDLCGVDYAAFGQSEWETELASSDGFGRGVDREPDLNLDSDRRFAVVYHLLSVKHNRRLRLRVHVSASSPMVDSVVSLWPVADWFERECFDLFGILFNGHPDLRRILTDYGFVGHPFRKDFPLSGQVEMRYDPEQQRVVYEPVSIEPRVLVPRVIRDDSRYLDEGLTSGEANA, from the coding sequence GTGAATCAACTCGCTGATACCGCACCTTCCACGAGCACCGGCGATGCGCGCCTTGATGCGCTGGCCGAGTCATTGGTCGAGTCCTTCACAACGCGCGTACAAGAACTCATCCGTGCGCCTGGCGAACTGACCCTGGTCGTGACGCCAGCTGATTTGCTTGCTGTGTGTGGCGAGCTGCGCGATGGACCCACATTCAGCTTCGAGCAGCTGATTGATCTCTGTGGGGTGGATTACGCGGCCTTCGGTCAGTCCGAATGGGAGACTGAACTGGCCTCGAGTGACGGTTTTGGCCGCGGTGTCGATCGTGAACCGGATTTAAATCTGGACTCCGATCGGCGTTTCGCCGTGGTCTATCACTTGCTGTCGGTGAAGCACAATCGCCGCTTGCGCTTGCGGGTGCATGTGTCGGCTTCCTCACCCATGGTGGATTCCGTGGTGTCGCTTTGGCCAGTGGCGGACTGGTTTGAGCGCGAGTGTTTCGATCTTTTCGGCATTCTGTTCAATGGCCATCCGGATTTGCGCCGTATCCTGACTGACTACGGCTTTGTTGGCCATCCCTTCCGTAAGGACTTTCCGCTCAGTGGTCAGGTCGAGATGCGTTATGACCCCGAGCAACAGCGGGTGGTCTACGAGCCGGTCAGCATTGAGCCACGCGTGCTGGTGCCGCGCGTGATTCGCGATGACAGTCGCTATCTTGACGAAGGCCTGACCAGCGGAGAGGCCAATGCCTGA
- a CDS encoding NADH-quinone oxidoreductase subunit D, with protein MPEIRNYTLNFGPQHPAAHGVLRLVLEMSGEVIERADPHIGLLHRGTEKLAETKPFNQSIGYMDRLDYVSMMCNEHGYVRAIEKLLGIEAPIRAQYIRTMFDEITRILNHLMWLGAHALDVGAMSVFLYCFREREDLMDCYEAVSGARLHATYYRPGGVYRDLPGQMPRFSEESSKWHGKREFQSLNKARAGSLLDFIQDFTDRFPALVDEYETLLTDNRIWKQRTVGIGVVDGARAKALGFTGPMLRGSGVEWDLRKKQPYAAYDKMDFDIPVGVNGDCYDRYLVRVEEMRQSNRIIRQCIDWLRANQGPVMIGDHKVSPPARTEMKDDMEGLIHHFKLFTEGYCPPPGEVYAAVEAPKGEFGCYIVADGANKPYRLKVRAPGFAHLAAMDEMSRGHMLADVVAIIGTMDIVFGEVDR; from the coding sequence ATGCCTGAGATTCGCAATTACACGCTGAACTTTGGCCCTCAGCACCCGGCGGCCCATGGTGTGCTGCGTCTGGTGCTGGAAATGTCGGGCGAGGTGATCGAACGGGCGGATCCACATATCGGGCTTTTGCATCGCGGCACCGAGAAACTCGCCGAGACCAAGCCTTTCAACCAAAGCATCGGCTACATGGATCGCCTCGATTATGTGTCCATGATGTGCAATGAGCACGGCTATGTGCGGGCGATCGAAAAGCTGCTGGGGATAGAAGCGCCCATTCGCGCCCAATATATCCGCACCATGTTCGATGAAATCACGCGGATTCTAAACCACCTGATGTGGCTTGGTGCCCATGCGCTCGATGTCGGCGCCATGAGCGTGTTTCTCTATTGCTTCCGTGAGCGCGAGGATCTGATGGACTGCTACGAAGCGGTCTCGGGCGCGCGCCTGCATGCCACCTATTATCGCCCCGGTGGTGTCTATCGCGATCTGCCGGGCCAGATGCCGCGCTTCTCCGAGGAAAGCTCGAAATGGCATGGCAAGCGCGAGTTCCAGAGTCTGAACAAAGCGCGCGCGGGCTCGCTGCTCGATTTTATTCAGGACTTCACTGATCGCTTCCCGGCCCTGGTCGATGAGTACGAGACCCTGCTGACCGACAATCGCATCTGGAAGCAGCGCACCGTTGGTATTGGCGTGGTCGATGGCGCGCGCGCCAAGGCGCTGGGCTTTACCGGACCGATGCTGCGTGGCTCGGGTGTGGAATGGGATTTGCGCAAGAAACAGCCCTATGCCGCTTATGACAAGATGGATTTCGATATCCCGGTGGGGGTGAATGGCGATTGCTATGACCGCTATCTGGTGCGGGTCGAGGAGATGCGCCAGTCCAATCGCATCATTCGCCAGTGTATCGACTGGCTGCGCGCCAATCAGGGCCCGGTGATGATCGGCGACCATAAGGTCTCGCCACCGGCGCGCACCGAGATGAAAGACGACATGGAAGGTCTGATCCATCATTTTAAGCTGTTCACCGAGGGCTACTGCCCGCCGCCCGGCGAGGTCTATGCCGCCGTGGAGGCACCCAAGGGCGAGTTTGGCTGCTACATTGTCGCCGATGGCGCGAACAAACCTTATCGGCTGAAAGTTCGCGCGCCCGGTTTCGCGCACCTGGCCGCCATGGATGAAATGTCACGGGGGCACATGCTGGCCGATGTGGTCGCCATTATCGGCACCATGGATATCGTCTTCGGGGAGGTGGACCGCTGA
- a CDS encoding DUF342 domain-containing protein codes for MSPDSKPSDTLPPNRTQVALNRKAAGNRVIARVTLGKEPLTIDQTWLTTELQHADLKGAVISKTGILQLQRMIASGEDGEVEIGEYHDAVVRLQISDDNLVAKLILKTARGGEPTSSEHLSEVFEHAKIASHLIDHKAINRLLAAVPTATPGSTLQIVIARGKAPINGRDSYFEPLVQVSERRPAERADGSLDYRDLGAIPTVKPGDILMRRHPPTKGDDGFTIEGEVIKAKDGRQLQFKRHKGTAIAEDDPNLLIASINGQPVLQQAGASVDPVLTVEDVNLRSGHIDYDGTLMVRGSVSPGMHIKVSGDVHIMGMVECAKLEVGGNLDVKMGISGPTDDAREEGLSMHVRCHGNLSAGHVEKAELDVKGDITIKSQLTHSQVNCDNQVIVGSTGQPRSGIVGGCIRATTLIRAQNLGAQAGITTEAIIQTSVDILIKLEEHNDEIACKQADLGRLLKVMVELSKTQAPDIEARLTTINSTCDRLKAELSTITLEREQLQARADDIMNHCIEVPGTVYPGVVLTIGDKTLEITDAISQVCFRYAEDRLTHRPLQPQTK; via the coding sequence ATGTCACCGGACTCCAAGCCATCCGACACTTTACCCCCAAATCGAACTCAGGTCGCCCTGAATCGCAAAGCAGCTGGCAACCGGGTGATCGCCCGGGTCACTCTCGGCAAGGAACCGCTCACAATCGATCAAACCTGGCTGACCACCGAGCTCCAACACGCCGACTTGAAAGGCGCGGTCATTTCAAAAACCGGCATTTTGCAGCTCCAGCGAATGATCGCCAGCGGTGAGGACGGAGAGGTTGAAATTGGCGAATACCATGATGCCGTCGTCAGACTCCAGATCAGCGATGACAACTTGGTGGCCAAGCTGATCCTAAAAACCGCGCGCGGGGGCGAACCCACCTCCAGCGAACATTTGTCGGAAGTTTTCGAACACGCAAAGATCGCAAGCCATCTTATTGATCACAAAGCCATCAATCGACTGCTCGCGGCGGTTCCCACCGCCACACCTGGCTCGACCCTGCAAATCGTCATTGCGCGCGGGAAGGCACCTATCAATGGGCGGGACAGTTATTTTGAGCCGTTGGTTCAGGTCAGCGAGAGACGCCCGGCAGAACGTGCTGACGGGTCGTTGGATTACCGAGATCTTGGCGCGATTCCAACCGTCAAACCAGGAGACATCCTGATGCGTCGCCATCCCCCAACCAAGGGAGATGATGGCTTTACAATTGAGGGTGAGGTCATCAAAGCCAAGGACGGTCGCCAACTCCAATTCAAGCGGCACAAAGGCACCGCCATCGCCGAAGATGATCCGAATCTGCTGATCGCATCCATTAATGGACAACCCGTATTACAGCAAGCCGGTGCGTCCGTCGATCCCGTGCTCACGGTCGAGGATGTCAACCTGCGTTCGGGTCATATCGACTATGACGGCACCCTAATGGTCAGAGGCAGCGTCAGCCCTGGCATGCACATCAAAGTCTCAGGCGACGTACACATAATGGGAATGGTGGAATGCGCCAAACTTGAGGTCGGCGGTAACCTGGATGTCAAAATGGGAATTTCAGGCCCAACCGACGATGCGCGAGAGGAAGGCTTGAGCATGCACGTGCGTTGCCATGGGAACCTGAGCGCCGGTCACGTCGAGAAAGCCGAGCTGGATGTCAAGGGTGATATCACCATCAAGAGCCAACTCACTCACAGCCAGGTGAATTGCGACAATCAGGTCATCGTGGGTTCGACCGGACAGCCGCGCAGCGGCATTGTTGGCGGTTGCATCCGCGCCACCACGCTGATTCGCGCGCAAAACCTGGGTGCCCAGGCGGGCATCACGACCGAGGCAATCATTCAGACATCCGTCGACATCCTAATCAAACTCGAAGAACACAACGACGAAATCGCCTGTAAACAAGCGGATCTTGGCCGCTTGCTCAAGGTGATGGTTGAGCTCTCCAAGACCCAGGCACCCGACATTGAAGCCCGCCTAACAACCATCAACAGCACCTGTGACCGCTTAAAGGCGGAACTCAGCACCATTACCCTTGAACGCGAGCAGCTGCAAGCAAGGGCCGATGACATCATGAATCACTGCATCGAGGTTCCAGGCACCGTCTATCCAGGCGTCGTGCTGACCATTGGTGACAAAACCCTGGAAATCACCGACGCCATCAGCCAAGTTTGCTTCCGCTATGCCGAGGATCGACTGACCCATCGGCCCCTGCAACCCCAAACCAAGTAG
- the tpiA gene encoding triose-phosphate isomerase, with protein sequence MRQPLVAGNWKMNGSKADAADLVNGIKAGAAKVQKAEIAVCPPFPYLQLIEGLLAGSNIRWGSQDVSNESDGAFTGQVSARMLKDFGCTYAIIGHSERRMFNAESDALIAKKYDQALAAGLTPVLCVGESLEEREHGKTEEVVARHLDAVLEGAGAKAIGLGVIAYEPVWAIGTGVTATPEQAQEVHAFLRQRIAAKSQAEAEAVRILYGGSMKPGNAMELIGQADIDGGLIGGAALKSSDFLAICAAAEANA encoded by the coding sequence ATGCGCCAGCCACTGGTTGCGGGTAACTGGAAAATGAACGGCAGCAAAGCGGATGCTGCGGATTTGGTTAACGGCATCAAAGCCGGAGCCGCGAAAGTTCAGAAGGCGGAAATTGCCGTCTGTCCGCCATTTCCCTACCTTCAGCTCATTGAGGGGTTACTCGCCGGGTCGAATATTCGCTGGGGTTCTCAGGATGTCTCGAACGAGTCCGACGGTGCCTTCACCGGCCAGGTGTCCGCGCGCATGCTGAAGGACTTCGGTTGCACCTACGCCATCATCGGCCATTCCGAGCGTCGCATGTTCAATGCCGAGTCTGATGCCCTGATCGCTAAGAAATACGATCAGGCGCTCGCCGCCGGCCTAACGCCCGTTCTTTGTGTTGGCGAGTCGCTTGAGGAGCGCGAGCATGGCAAGACCGAGGAAGTGGTCGCTCGCCATCTCGATGCCGTACTCGAAGGAGCGGGGGCCAAGGCTATAGGTCTCGGCGTGATCGCCTACGAGCCGGTCTGGGCCATTGGCACAGGCGTCACGGCGACACCCGAGCAAGCTCAAGAGGTTCATGCTTTTCTGCGCCAGCGCATCGCGGCCAAAAGTCAAGCCGAGGCCGAAGCGGTGCGGATTCTCTACGGTGGTAGCATGAAGCCCGGCAACGCGATGGAGCTCATTGGCCAGGCGGACATTGACGGTGGCCTGATTGGAGGAGCAGCTCTGAAGTCGAGTGATTTCCTCGCTATATGCGCGGCGGCCGAGGCGAATGCCTAA
- a CDS encoding NADH-quinone oxidoreductase subunit NuoE family protein: MSFRTAPLAVIHDRDKDSLFSEDLRAAIDREVAKYPSEWKQSAVMAALTLVQDANGGSLTRALMDDIAAYLDMPEVSVYEVASFYGMYDLEPVGRHKVCICNSISCLLNGSEELIDHVRERYGIEPGQTSADGKFTLKEFECLGACKDAPAVLVDKVYHERLSPASLDRLINALD; encoded by the coding sequence ATGAGCTTTCGTACCGCTCCACTTGCGGTCATCCATGACCGCGACAAAGACAGTCTGTTCAGTGAGGATTTGCGCGCCGCCATTGATCGGGAAGTCGCCAAGTATCCATCTGAATGGAAGCAATCCGCGGTGATGGCGGCCCTGACACTGGTTCAGGATGCCAATGGCGGCTCCCTGACGCGCGCGCTGATGGACGATATCGCCGCCTATCTGGACATGCCCGAGGTTTCGGTCTATGAGGTGGCCAGCTTCTATGGCATGTATGATCTTGAGCCCGTCGGTCGCCATAAGGTCTGTATTTGTAACAGTATCTCTTGCCTGCTCAATGGCAGCGAGGAGCTGATCGATCATGTGCGCGAGCGTTATGGGATCGAGCCCGGCCAGACCAGCGCCGATGGCAAATTCACGTTGAAAGAGTTTGAGTGTCTCGGTGCTTGCAAGGACGCGCCCGCCGTGCTGGTTGACAAGGTGTATCACGAGCGGCTGTCGCCTGCCTCGCTCGACCGCCTGATCAACGCACTCGACTGA
- a CDS encoding NADH-quinone oxidoreductase subunit A, which translates to MLEDYLHILIFTGVALLIGVGPLVLGALIGPRKPDAEKDSPYECGFDAFETARIKFDVRYYLVAILFIVFDLEIAFLFPWAVVLDDLGMTALIAMALFLGILVVGFIYEWKKGALEWE; encoded by the coding sequence ATGCTCGAGGACTATCTGCATATTCTGATCTTCACGGGAGTGGCGCTGCTCATTGGCGTTGGTCCCTTGGTGCTTGGCGCGCTCATCGGTCCGCGCAAGCCGGATGCTGAAAAAGACTCTCCTTACGAGTGTGGTTTCGATGCTTTCGAGACCGCCCGCATCAAGTTTGATGTGCGCTACTACCTGGTTGCCATCCTCTTTATCGTTTTTGACCTGGAAATCGCCTTTCTTTTCCCCTGGGCCGTGGTGCTTGATGACTTGGGAATGACGGCTTTGATCGCCATGGCGCTCTTCCTTGGTATCCTGGTTGTCGGCTTCATTTACGAGTGGAAAAAAGGGGCACTCGAATGGGAATGA
- the nuoG gene encoding NADH-quinone oxidoreductase subunit NuoG, with amino-acid sequence MSDKITLEIDGRTCEATPGEMIIAVADREGIAIPRFCYHPKLSIAANCRMCLVEAEQGGRPFPKPIPACATPVGEGMKVQTRSHKALEAQRGTMEFLLINHPLDCPICDQGGECELQDVSMGYGEDVSRFSERKRVVQDEDLGPLIATDMTRCIHCTRCVRFGAEIAGMRELGATGRGEDMRIGTFVAHTVSHELSGNIIDLCPVGALTSKPYRFTARAWELTGRDSISPHDAVGTNLRLHVRGNQVMRVHPRANEDVNETWISDRDRFSYQGLNSEARLEQPMVKRDGRWREIDWESALKLAADGLRAVDPEQIGCLLAPTATLEEQYLLQKLVRGLGSANIDSRLRQQDFRGDGSDPVRPWLGLPIAELERQQAVVVIGSDLRAEQPLLAHRIRKAALKGATVAVFHYFSLALTHPSQQFIAPPGCLLVELGALAAALDLRGSGAVAELIGMAEPNDRHRALAEQLRAARSGGGGVILLGALAAADPDYAIIKALAETIASGSGARLGYLPAANSTASALAGALPHLGAGAAVLETSGLNAREMLTAPRQAYLLWDLDPAADLIDPALARSALAGAQLVIGCSALRTPALEQVAHLLLPIGAFAETSGTFVNAGRLWQRFQGAVAPPGEARPGWKVLRVLGNLLGLDGFGYNSARDIASEVRELCGETQLDSGFDNGARAPRPAVELPDIGESLTRVGPVPIYASDLLVRHAPALQRTTLAEGLGVQLNPEQAEKLGLAAGDDVSIRQGDATATARVGITDSLPLGCARIPAAVPGSETLGAQIGPVTLSKARG; translated from the coding sequence ATGTCCGACAAGATCACACTGGAAATCGATGGTCGCACCTGTGAGGCGACGCCTGGCGAGATGATCATCGCGGTCGCTGATCGCGAGGGCATCGCCATCCCGCGTTTTTGCTATCACCCCAAGCTGTCCATCGCGGCCAACTGCCGCATGTGCCTGGTCGAGGCCGAACAGGGCGGTCGGCCCTTCCCCAAGCCGATACCAGCCTGCGCCACGCCGGTCGGCGAGGGCATGAAGGTGCAAACCCGCTCGCACAAGGCACTCGAGGCGCAGCGCGGCACCATGGAGTTCCTGCTGATCAACCATCCGCTCGACTGCCCCATCTGCGATCAGGGCGGGGAGTGCGAGCTGCAGGATGTCTCCATGGGCTATGGCGAGGATGTCTCCCGCTTTAGCGAGCGCAAGCGTGTGGTCCAGGACGAGGATCTCGGCCCGCTCATCGCGACCGACATGACCCGCTGTATCCACTGCACCCGCTGCGTGCGGTTTGGCGCCGAGATCGCTGGCATGCGCGAGTTGGGTGCCACTGGCCGCGGCGAGGATATGCGCATCGGCACCTTCGTGGCGCACACTGTCAGTCATGAACTCTCGGGCAATATCATTGATCTCTGCCCAGTCGGTGCCCTAACGTCCAAACCCTATCGCTTCACCGCCCGCGCCTGGGAGTTGACTGGGCGCGACAGCATCTCGCCGCACGATGCAGTGGGAACCAATCTGCGCCTGCATGTGCGCGGCAATCAGGTGATGCGAGTACACCCCCGAGCCAACGAGGATGTCAACGAAACCTGGATTTCCGATCGCGACCGCTTCAGTTACCAAGGGCTGAACAGCGAGGCGCGGCTTGAGCAGCCCATGGTCAAGCGCGACGGACGTTGGCGGGAGATCGACTGGGAATCCGCGCTCAAGCTGGCCGCCGATGGGCTGCGCGCGGTCGACCCCGAACAGATCGGTTGTCTACTCGCGCCCACTGCCACGCTCGAGGAACAGTATCTGCTGCAAAAGCTGGTGCGCGGGCTCGGCAGTGCCAACATCGATAGCCGCCTGCGCCAGCAGGATTTTCGCGGCGATGGATCGGATCCCGTCCGGCCCTGGCTGGGGCTGCCCATCGCCGAGCTGGAACGCCAGCAGGCCGTGGTTGTGATCGGCAGCGACCTTCGCGCCGAGCAGCCGCTGTTGGCTCATCGTATCCGCAAGGCTGCGCTCAAGGGTGCCACTGTTGCTGTCTTTCATTATTTCAGTCTGGCGCTGACGCATCCGAGCCAGCAATTCATCGCGCCGCCCGGCTGTCTATTGGTCGAGCTTGGCGCCCTGGCCGCGGCGCTCGATTTGCGTGGCTCGGGCGCGGTGGCCGAGTTGATCGGCATGGCCGAACCCAATGACCGGCACCGAGCGCTGGCCGAGCAACTGCGCGCGGCCCGTTCCGGCGGCGGTGGCGTTATTCTGCTCGGCGCTCTGGCCGCTGCCGATCCTGACTATGCCATTATCAAGGCGCTGGCCGAGACCATTGCCAGCGGCAGTGGCGCGCGCCTGGGTTATCTGCCGGCGGCCAATAGTACCGCCTCGGCCTTGGCCGGCGCGCTGCCGCATTTGGGGGCTGGCGCGGCCGTGCTGGAGACCTCTGGCCTGAATGCGCGCGAGATGCTGACCGCGCCGCGCCAGGCTTATCTGCTGTGGGATCTGGATCCGGCGGCTGATCTCATCGACCCGGCGTTGGCGCGCTCCGCGCTGGCAGGCGCGCAGTTGGTGATTGGCTGCTCGGCCTTGCGCACACCCGCGCTCGAGCAGGTCGCGCATTTGCTGCTGCCTATCGGCGCATTTGCCGAGACTTCCGGCACCTTTGTGAACGCTGGGAGGCTGTGGCAGCGCTTTCAGGGTGCGGTGGCGCCGCCTGGCGAGGCGCGCCCGGGCTGGAAGGTGCTGCGGGTGCTGGGCAATCTGCTCGGGCTGGACGGCTTCGGCTACAACAGCGCGCGCGATATCGCTAGTGAGGTGCGGGAGCTGTGCGGTGAGACCCAGCTTGATAGCGGCTTCGATAACGGTGCCCGGGCCCCGCGCCCGGCGGTGGAACTGCCAGACATTGGTGAGTCGCTGACGCGGGTCGGTCCAGTGCCCATTTACGCGAGTGACCTGCTGGTGCGACATGCCCCAGCGCTGCAACGCACCACGCTGGCGGAAGGCCTTGGTGTTCAGTTGAATCCCGAACAGGCGGAAAAACTGGGTCTGGCTGCTGGAGACGATGTCAGCATCCGTCAAGGCGATGCCACGGCGACGGCCAGAGTCGGCATCACTGACAGCTTGCCTCTCGGGTGCGCGCGCATTCCGGCGGCGGTGCCAGGCAGCGAGACCTTGGGCGCCCAGATTGGTCCCGTCACCCTGAGCAAGGCGCGAGGATAG
- a CDS encoding NuoB/complex I 20 kDa subunit family protein has protein sequence MSIEGLLEEGFVTTTADQLINWARTGSLWPMTFGLACCAVEMMHAGAARYDLDRFGIIFRPSPRQSDVMIVAGTLVNKMAPALRKVYDQMAEPRWVISMGSCANGGGYYHYSYSVVRGCDRIVPVDIYVPGCPPTAEALLYGVLQLQNKIRRTNTIAR, from the coding sequence ATGAGCATTGAAGGCTTGTTGGAAGAAGGCTTTGTCACCACGACGGCCGATCAACTGATCAATTGGGCGCGCACCGGCTCCCTATGGCCCATGACCTTCGGTCTGGCCTGCTGCGCCGTGGAGATGATGCACGCCGGCGCCGCGCGCTATGATCTTGACCGTTTTGGGATTATTTTCCGCCCCAGTCCGCGCCAGTCCGATGTCATGATTGTCGCCGGAACCCTGGTCAATAAAATGGCACCGGCCTTGCGCAAGGTCTATGACCAAATGGCCGAGCCGCGTTGGGTCATTTCCATGGGCTCCTGTGCCAATGGCGGTGGCTATTACCACTACTCTTACTCAGTGGTGCGCGGTTGTGATCGCATTGTTCCTGTCGATATCTATGTGCCGGGTTGTCCGCCAACGGCCGAGGCGCTGCTCTATGGTGTGTTGCAACTCCAGAACAAGATTCGCCGCACCAATACGATCGCGCGCTAA
- the nuoF gene encoding NADH-quinone oxidoreductase subunit NuoF — translation MVENHNTVCFRTMHLPPERRYRLEEYQALGGYQQWERILRDRIDPNDIIQELKLSALRGRGGAGFPTGLKWSFMPRQAPGQKYIVCNSDEGEPGTCKDRDILRFNPHQLIEGMAIAGYCIGASAGYNYIRGEFHEPIARFNAALEEAYGAGLLGKNVFGSGVDFDLYTHLGAGAYICGEETALLESIEGKKGQPRYKPPFPAQAGLFGRPTTINNTESLASVPVILEKGGQWFLDQGRPNNGGPKLFSVTGHVENPANFEVPLGTPFRELLAMAGGVKGGRELKAVIPGGSSVPVVPGQLMMNVDMDYDSIAKAGSMLGSGAVIVIAEGTSMVKVLANLAHFYAHESCGQCTPCREGTGWLARVLDRILNGQGRRQDLDLLDSVAGRIGGRTICALGDAAAMPVQSFLKHYRHEFEDLIEAADQRLVQPASEGAVSAKAA, via the coding sequence ATGGTTGAAAACCACAATACCGTCTGCTTCCGCACCATGCATCTGCCGCCCGAGCGGCGCTATCGGCTGGAGGAATACCAGGCGCTCGGTGGCTACCAGCAATGGGAGCGAATTCTGCGTGATCGGATCGACCCGAACGACATCATTCAGGAGTTAAAACTCTCGGCCCTGCGTGGTCGTGGTGGCGCGGGTTTTCCAACGGGCTTGAAGTGGAGCTTCATGCCGCGTCAGGCACCGGGGCAGAAATACATTGTCTGCAACTCCGACGAGGGCGAGCCAGGTACCTGTAAGGATCGCGATATCCTGCGCTTCAATCCACATCAGCTGATTGAAGGCATGGCCATCGCCGGTTATTGCATCGGTGCCAGCGCCGGTTACAACTACATCCGCGGCGAGTTCCACGAGCCCATCGCGCGCTTTAATGCCGCCCTCGAGGAGGCCTATGGCGCCGGACTGCTCGGCAAGAATGTGTTCGGCTCCGGCGTGGATTTTGATCTTTACACACACCTTGGTGCTGGCGCCTACATCTGCGGCGAGGAAACCGCCCTGCTTGAGTCCATTGAGGGCAAGAAAGGCCAGCCGCGCTATAAGCCGCCCTTCCCGGCGCAAGCGGGGCTGTTCGGCCGACCGACCACCATCAACAATACCGAATCCCTGGCCTCGGTGCCGGTCATCCTGGAGAAGGGCGGACAGTGGTTTCTTGACCAGGGGCGGCCGAATAATGGCGGGCCCAAGTTGTTCTCGGTCACCGGTCATGTCGAGAACCCCGCCAATTTCGAGGTTCCGCTCGGCACGCCCTTCCGCGAGCTGCTGGCCATGGCCGGCGGCGTGAAAGGGGGACGCGAGTTAAAGGCGGTGATTCCCGGTGGTTCCTCGGTGCCCGTGGTGCCGGGCCAGCTCATGATGAACGTGGACATGGATTACGACTCCATCGCCAAGGCTGGTTCCATGCTGGGCTCGGGTGCCGTCATTGTCATCGCCGAGGGTACCAGCATGGTCAAGGTGCTGGCCAATCTGGCGCATTTCTACGCGCACGAGTCCTGCGGCCAATGTACCCCGTGTCGCGAGGGCACCGGTTGGCTCGCGCGGGTGCTGGACCGCATTCTTAACGGGCAGGGGCGACGGCAGGATCTCGACCTGCTCGATAGTGTCGCCGGACGTATCGGCGGGCGCACCATCTGCGCTCTGGGCGATGCCGCTGCCATGCCGGTGCAGAGTTTTCTGAAGCACTATCGTCACGAGTTCGAAGACTTGATCGAGGCGGCTGACCAGAGGTTAGTCCAGCCTGCCTCCGAGGGCGCTGTCAGCGCCAAGGCGGCCTGA
- the secG gene encoding preprotein translocase subunit SecG: MQTILTIVHLLLAIGLIALVLIQHGKGADAGAAFGSGASATVFGAQGSGNFLSRSTAILATAFFLTSIALAYYATKVGEPAGLMDDLPLSDAKQIESALPRVNESAEGQSAQAPSTDDFPDVEMDDLPDVEVPDAGANTQTSDSDLPSAHSDADLDDETQGDTGVPEGDR; the protein is encoded by the coding sequence ATGCAAACGATTTTAACCATTGTACATCTGCTGCTTGCGATCGGGCTGATCGCGCTCGTGCTCATCCAGCATGGCAAGGGCGCCGATGCTGGAGCAGCCTTCGGCAGTGGCGCCTCAGCAACAGTATTTGGAGCGCAAGGATCAGGTAATTTTCTATCTCGCTCCACGGCGATTTTGGCAACGGCATTTTTCCTGACCAGCATCGCACTGGCATACTATGCGACCAAGGTTGGGGAGCCAGCGGGGCTGATGGATGATCTTCCGCTTTCTGATGCCAAGCAAATTGAATCCGCATTACCGCGAGTCAACGAATCTGCTGAAGGCCAGAGCGCACAGGCCCCGTCGACCGATGATTTTCCGGATGTGGAAATGGATGATCTGCCTGATGTGGAAGTGCCCGATGCTGGGGCGAATACGCAAACATCAGACTCAGATTTGCCGTCAGCGCACTCGGATGCTGATTTGGATGATGAGACCCAAGGTGATACTGGCGTGCCAGAAGGCGACCGCTAA